From the genome of Amia ocellicauda isolate fAmiCal2 chromosome 14, fAmiCal2.hap1, whole genome shotgun sequence, one region includes:
- the LOC136767931 gene encoding uncharacterized protein LOC136767931: MVKVTCSTDIKKELLKKETWKCKKTITKKPNTKIASVHVDIIDTVNIIDTFDRPRNTFKKGAYAACDKYAKRGLKDEAGNRLPKAGFHAGAGLGRAGAELSVLEAEAKGPNASVSAQANVVGAGVLARAEVGSVSANAGPVGVKLGLGIDTGASIGAHGVEAKILGMGVSIGPKTSISVFNSEVSCSVM; the protein is encoded by the coding sequence ATGGTTAAAGTCACCTGTTCAACTGACATTAAGAAGGAGTTGCTTAAGAAGGAAACCTGGAAATGCAAAAAGACCATCACAAaaaaaccaaatacaaaaatTGCATCAGTCCATGTTGATATCATTGACACCGTAAATATCATTGACACATTTGATAGACCAAGAAACACCTTTAAAAAAGGTGCATATGCTGCATGTGACAAATATGCCAAACGCGGTTTAAAAGATGAAGCAGGAAATAGACTTCCGAAGGCTGGATTTCATGCCGGAGCCGGGCTTGGTCGCGCTGGTGCTGAACTCAGCGTGCTTGAAGCAGAAGCCAAGGGCCCCAATGCATCAGTCAGTGCTCAAGCCAATGTGGTTGGTGCTGGAGTTTTGGCAAGAGCTGAAGTCGGCAGTGTTTCTGCAAATGCTGGTCCTGTTGGTGTGAAGCTGGGACTTGGAATTGACACAGGAGCATCGATTGGAGCTCATGGGGTAGAGGCCAAGATCCTGGGAATGGGAGTCTCAATTGGTCCAAAAACCAGCATTTCTGTGTTCAATTCAGAAGTTTCATGTTCAGTTATGTGA
- the kif22 gene encoding kinesin-like protein KIF22: MAQRVSVCEAGAPRRPPPTRVRVAVRLRPYMSAIAAASTDEDKRDGPCVRGQGSRGLDIVNWRNSTETLHYEFDVFHGEQSSQQEVYLSSVRPVLPHVLCGQNASVFAYGPTGAGKTHTMLGSAEQPGVIPRAVRDLFQLVREQRAQPENQDWEYSIGMSYLEIYNEKVLDLLERGEQDLPIREDREHNILIPGLSLRPLDSFSDFDALFLPASQRRTTASTSLNERSSRSHAVLLLKVVKSQLCAPFRQLTGKLYLIDLAGSEDNRRTGNQGLRLKESGAINRSLFTLSKVVDALNHGLARVPYRDSKLTRLLQDSLGGSAHSVMITNIAPEYQYYFDTLTALNFAAKSKQIVNKPFIRETVRAAVPAPKRPREEQGTAVAPPPQSKRARQGQSEGQEAGPGTAQTHSPSDPSVLQRLLALEKMLMGTPERQRLTLLKTVAQSRKEIQELREKQKELEEKALLAQTLTVSGQTDEQQPPVASSSLVARHPGVGTASLFRRDLPPLHRKTSTAARPRKQQAVVPPLQVSQVQPLQQCAVLCKQNTAVSKKKGSEAGAGQGGENSPVGDWETQLDAALLQKSRLHILQVLNTGDLRLLKGLQQIGDKKAKLILGWREIHGPFAQVEDLQKIEGISAKRFTSFIKANILSTIGH, encoded by the exons atGGCTCAGcgggtcagtgtgtgtgaggcgGGGGCTCCTCGGCGGCCGCCCCCGACCCGGGTGCGAGTGGCGGTCAGGCTCCGGCCCTACATGAGCGCCATCGCTGCTGCTTCCACCGACGAGGACAAGAGAGACGGGCCCTGTGTGAGGGGCCAGGGGTCCCGCGGCCTGGACATCGTCAACTGGAGGAACTCCACCGAGACCCTGCACTATGA GTTTGATGTGTTCCACGGAGAGCAGAGCTCCCAGCAGGAGGTGTATCTGTCttcagtcaggcctgtcctgcCTCATGTGCTCTGTGGACAGAACGCCAGTGTCTTCGCATACGGGCCCACGGGCGCAG GCAAGACCCACACAATGCTGGGCAGTGCAGAGCAGCCGGGCGTGATCCCCCGCGCCGTGAGGGACTTGTTCCAGCTGGTGAGGGAGCAGAGGGCACAGCCAGAGAACCAGGACTGGGAGTACAGCATCGGCATGTCATACCTGGAGATCTACAATGAGAAg GTGCTGGACTTGCTGGAGCGGGGGGAGCAGGACCTGCCTATCCGGGAGGACCGGGAGCACAACATCCTGATCCCGGGGCTGTCCCTGCGTCCGCTGGACAGCTTCAGTGACTTCGACGCCCTCTTCCTGCCCGCCAGCCAGCGACGCACCACCGCTTCCACCAGCCTGAACGAGCGCTCCAGCCGCAGCCACGCCGTGCTGCTCCTCAAG gTGGTGAAGTCCCAGCTCTGCGCCCCATTCAGGCAGCTGACCGGGAAGCTGTACCTGATCGACCTGGCCGGCTCGGAGGACAACCGGCGCACGGGCAATCAGGGCCTGCGTCTGAAGGAGAGCGGCGCCATCAACCGCTCCCTGTTCACCCTCAGCAAGGTGGTGGATGCCCTGAACCACGGCCTGGCCAGGGTGCCCTACAGGGACAGCAAGCTCACACGCCTGCTGCAG GACTCCCTGGGTGGCTCTGCTCACTCGGTGATGATCACGAACATCGCCCCGGAGTACCAGTACTACTTTGACACGCTCACGGCACTCAACTTCGCCGCCAAGTCCAAACAGATCGTCAACAAGCCCTTCATCCGAGAGACGGTGCGCGCTGCTG tgCCGGCACCCAAGAGGCCTCGGGAAGAGCAGGGGACTGCAGTAGCACCACCACCACAGAGTAAGAGAGCGAGGCAGGGGCAGAGTGAGGGCCAGGAGGCGGGGCCGGGGACAGCGCAGACACACAG CCCCAGCGACCCCTCTGTGCTGCAGAGACTGCTGGCTCTGGAGAAGATGCTCATGGGGAccccagagagacagagactgacGCTGCTCAAGACTGTGGCCCAGTCCCGGAAAGAGATACAG gAGCTGCGGGAGAAGCAGAAGGAGCTGGAAGAGAAAGCCCTGCTCGCTCAGACTCTGACTGTCTCTGGACAGACGGACGAACAGCAGCCCCCCGTCGCCTCCTCCTCCCTGGTGGCCAGACACCCGGGTGTGGGCACAGCCAGCCTGTTCCGCAGAGACCTGCCCCCCCTGCACAGGAAGACGTCCACTGCGGCCCGGCCCCGCAAGCAGCAGGCTGTGGTGCCGCCTCtgcagg TGTCCCAGGTGCAGCCTCTACAGcagtgtgcggtgctgtgtaaACAAAATACCGCTGTCAGCAAGAAAAAGGGCTCTGAG GCGGGCGCGGGGCAGGGCGGTGAGAACAGCCCCGTGGGGGACTGGGAGACGCAGCTGGACGCAGCGCTGCTGCAGAAGTCCCGGCTGCACATCCTGCAGGTCCTCAACACCGGAGACCTGCGGCTGCTCAAGGGCCTGCAGCAGATCGGGGACAAGAAGGCCAAACTCATCCTGGGCTGGAGGGAGATCCACGGCCCCTTCGCCCAG GTGGAAGACTTGCAGAAGATCGAAGGGATTTCAGCCAAACGCTTCACTTCCTTCATTAAG GCGAACATCCTCAGTACAATCGGCCACTGA
- the LOC136767736 gene encoding NACHT, LRR and PYD domains-containing protein 3, whose product MAASLPSVQFVDRHRATLIQRVCLVESIADALLSQGLIHSEMYSDLRAARTSQEKMRELYEALHCGGAQVKAAFYSILKEQDPHLVKDLGGSDCCEEEEIIKLRLKYKEWIRREYKTVQEYNSLPGEDVRLDERYTELLMIQKHRQHKQREEELRCTGDSFRKIMNMRNCDEFMSTDVEQLFDPDKDGEVQRTVILQGQAGIGKSFTAQKIMWDWASGKLYSERFDYIFHLKCRELNLISEKISVVDLILNSSPHLMPAIAQVLSRPEEILFIIDGFDELRFPVVMSEFARSHDPHEQNCPEVTLSRLMRKVILPECYLLITTRSTALDKLTQLLKQQQPRYIEILGFSEKGMKEYFQKFFKDEQKAMCAFNYVENNEIVFTTCFIPVICWIVCTVLREQFEEGTDITHALSTPTTIFVYFVDALLEHHCRSLSLPVQEVLRRLGMLAESGIKEQRVLFEDKRVQDIFPDLSEVPSSFLNKVLLRKSISRETMYSFMHISFQEFCAALSYVLCDDQEAKTKVTKLLKQTGKHDKNHLLMTVQFLFGLSNKETTDFLKKKYKHSISSEVRPLLESWIQELITQKHNFHIKIINILHFVYELHENDFLKHAMNNLTDIDLSYNALKRTDCVVVTYCLQACRHIESLTLLHCNLKSQELEILLPVFEKCRFLVLDSSSLGDCEVNTLSKALSPSCKTEELVLDVRRLSDEKMEDLFSALCSLQRLTEVTLSFHSFTESCASLLVNLIMSCTRLQRLRIDGTHENQCMADLSARLIRPHQSQEAVQLESIDLRNKAMIHLCESLREKGVAIKDVWLILIGITDACIDDLCSSRSLHQSMKHLVLYDSEFTEASIPALICFIEKCNNLENLQLDVCRLSDEKMEDLFSALCSLQRLSEVILTLNSLSERRASILINFIMSCTRLQRLRLKCTHLSIKAVTLLYESLRETGVTIEDVTLIQTDNTDACIDDLCPSHSLQRSMKYLDLRVIVFTFASIPALRVLFRNAITLKT is encoded by the exons ATGGCAGCATCCCTGCCCA gTGTTCAATTTGTGGATAGACACAGAGCAACTCTCATTCAAAGAGTGTGTTTGGTGGAGTCCATAGCAGACGCCCTGCTCTCACAAGGCCTGATCCACAGTGAAATGTACTCCGATCTCCGAGCTGCCCGCACCAGTCAGGAGAAAATGAGAGAGCTGTATGAAGCCCTGCACTGTGGGGGAGCGCAGGTGAAAGCTGCCTTTTACTCCATCCTTAAAGAGCAAGATCCTCATCTGGTCAAAGATCTGG GTGGTTCAGATTGCTGTGAAGAGGAGGAGATCATAAAGCTAAGATTGAAGTACAAAGAATGGATCAGACGAGAATATAAAACAGTGCAAGAGTACAACTCCCTCCCTGGTGAAGATGTGCGGCTGGATGAACGGTACACTGAACTCCTGATGATACAGAAGCACCGCCAGCACAAGCAAAGAGAAGAGGAGCTTCGCTGCACAGGAGACTCTTTCAGGAAGATCATGAATATGAGGAACTGCGACGAGTTCATGAGTACAGATGTGGAACAGCTGTTTGATCCAGATAAGGATGGAGAAGTACAGAGAACTGTGATACTACAGGGTCAAGCAGGAATTGGAAAGTCTTTTACAGCACAGAAAATCATGTGGGACTGGGCCTCTGGAAAGCTTTATTCAGAGCGTTTTGATTACATCTTTCACCTAAAGTGCCGAGAACTCAATCTCATTAGTGAGAAGATAAGCGTGGTGGATCTCATTCTTAACAGCAGTCCACACTTGATGCCAGCTATTGCACAAGTCCTGTCTCGCCCAGAAGAAATCCTTTTTATAATAGATGGGTTTGATGAGTTAAGGTTTCCAGTGGTCATGTCAGAATTTGCCCGTTCTCATGACCCCCATGAGCAGAACTGCCCTGAAGTCACACTGAGTCGACTGATGAGGAAAGTGATCTTGCCTGAATGCTATTTGCTAATCACTACACGGTCAACTGCTCTCGACAAATTGACACAACttttgaaacaacaacaaccacgtTACATAGAGATCTTAGGGTTTTCAGAAAAGGGGATGAAAGAATATTTTCAGAAGTTTTTCAAAGATGAACAGAAAGCAATGTGTGCATTTAACTATgtggaaaacaatgaaataGTGTTCACAACATGCTTCATCCCGGTCATATGCTGGATTGTGTGCACAGTCTTAAGAGAACAGTTTGAGGAAGGTACAGACATAACGCACGCTTTGAGTACCCCCACCACGATATTTGTGTACTTTGTGGACGCTTTACTGGAGCATCATTGCAGGAGTCTGAGTCTGCCGGTGCAGGAGGTCCTGAGACGTCTGGGTATGTTGGCAGAAAGTGGAATAAAGGAGCAGCGGGTCTTGTTTGAGGATAAACGCGTACAAGACATTTTTCCTGATCTCTCAGAAGTTCCGTCttcctttttaaataaagtCTTACTTCGGAAAAGCATTTCCAGAGAGACTATGTACAGCTTCATGCACATCAGCTTTCAGGAATTTTGTGCAGCGCTCTCTTACGTCCTGTGTGACGACCAAGAGGCCAAGACCAAGGTGACAAAGCTGCTAAAGCAGACTGGGAAGCATGACAAGAACCATCTTCTGATGACTGTACAGTTTCTTTTTGGACTTTCAAATAAGGAAACAACAGACTTTCTGAAGAAGAAATACAAGCACTCCATTTCATCAGAAGTACGGCCCCTGCTGGAAAGCTGGATTCAAGAAttgattacacaaaaacacaatttccatattaaaattattaacatATTGCACTTTGTCTATGAGCTCCATGAAAATGACTTCCTTAAACATGCCATGAACAACCTTACAGACATAGATCTATCATATAATGCACTAAAGAGAACTGATTGTGTGGTTGTGACATACTGCCTTCAGGCCTGCAGACACATTGAGAGTCTTACATTGCTTCATTGCAACTTAAAATCACAGGAGCTGGAGATTCTGCTTCCAGTGTTCGAGAAGTGTAGGTTTCTTGT CCTTGACTCCAGCAGTTTGGGAGACTGTGAAGTTAATACACTGAGCAAAGCTCTGTCTCCCAGCTGTAAAACAGAGGAGCTTGT GTTGGATGTTCGCAGGCTGTCAGATGAGAAAATGGAGGATCTATTCTCTGCTCTCTGCTCACTGCAGCGTCTGACGGAAGTAACACTCAGCTTTCACAGCTTCACAGAAAGTTGTGCGTCTCTTCTAGTCAATCTCATTATGAGCTGCACTCGTCTACAGAGACTCCG GATTGATGGAACACATGAAAATCAGTGCATGGCTGACCTGTCTGCACGATTGATCAGACCACACCAGTCACAGGAAGCTGTGCA ATTGGAAAGTATAGATCTAAGGAATAAAGCCATGATTCATCTCTGTGAAAGCCTCAGAGAGAAAGGAGTCGCAATAAAGGATGTGTG GTTGATCCTGATCGGCATTACAGATGCCTGCATCGATGATCTGTGCTCCTCTCGCAGCCTACATCAGTCAATGAAACACCTTGTATTGTATGACAGTGAATTTACAGAGGCATCAATACCTGCCTTGATATGCTTTATTGAGAAATGCAACAACCTAGAAAACTTGCA GTTGGATGTTTGCAGGCTGTCAGATGAGAAAATGGAGGATCTATTCTCTGCTCTCTGCTCACTTCAGCGTCTGTCAGAAGTAATCCTCACCCTCAACAGCCTCTCGGAAAGACGTGCTTCTATCCTAATCAATTTCATTATGAGCTGCACTCGTCTACAGAGACTCCG ATTGAAATGTACCCATCTAAGTATTAAAGCGGTGACTCTTCTCTATGAAAGCCTCAGAGAGACAGGAGTCACGATAGAGGATGTGAC GTTGATCCAAACTGACAATACAGACGCCTGCATCGATGATCTGTGCCCCTCTCACAGCCTACAGCGGTCAATGAAATACCTTGATTTGCGTGTCATTGTATTTACATTCGCATCAATACCTGCCTTGAGAGTTTTATTCAGAAATGCAATAACCTTGAAAACTTGA
- the pagr1 gene encoding PAXIP1-associated glutamate-rich protein 1, whose amino-acid sequence MQSTEPPDSSLRKGGMQSPGVGEEESPEGTRRAEEGGEREKEEQGEREEIEEGEVEGEALREATEQAMETEGEGEGDTGGEKDSEMEEDVPEEEGEGKEEQEREREEEGQQEDEEEWGMPCSDEEIEDPASWMPPPSEIKRLYDLLDQGGVLELCLVPLPRRPPTPDTQSSTDRDSADSEEERERREREDRERDYKAPSPTEFDFDEETTLSTPKNTYINRRRTPGSSGRSQRREARLDKVLSDMQRHRKIEEHILRTGRDLFRAEPSGPAPTPIPPASPSSQRADPKDIFSPRQRRY is encoded by the exons ATGCAGTCCACGGAGCCCCCAGACTCGTCCCTGAGAAAGGGGGGGATGCAGTCTCCGGGCGTCGGGGAGGAAGAGAGCCCAGAGGGAACGAGACGGGCCGAGGAGGGAGGAGAGCGGGAGAAGGAggagcagggagagagggaggagatagaggagggggaggtggaAGGGGAGGCCCTGCGAGAGGCGACAGAGCAGGCGatggagacagagggagagggagagggggacacGGGAGGAGAGAAAG ATAGCGAGATGGAGGAGGATGTGCCAGAGGAGGAGGGTGAGGGCAAGgaggagcaggagagagagagggaggaagaggggcAACAAGAGGATGAGGAGGAGTGGGGGATGCCCTGCAGTGACGAGGAGATCGAGGACCCCGCCTCCTGGATGCCCCCTCCCTCGGAGATCAAACGTCTGTATGACCTGCTGGACCAGGGAGGGGTCCTGGAGCTGTGTCTGGTCCCCCTGCCCCGCCGGCCCCCCACACCTGACACACAGTCCTCCACCGACAGAGACAGCGCCGACtccgaggaggagagagagaggagggagagggaggacagggagagagactacaa GGCTCCCAGTCCGACGGAGTTTGACTTTGATGAGGAGACGACCCTCAGCACCCCAAAGAACACCTACATCAACCGCCGCAGAACCCCAG gCTCCTCTGGCCGCTCCCAGCGGCGGGAGGCCCGGTTGGACAAGGTGCTGTCGGACATGCAGCGGCACCGCAAGATCGAGGAGCACATCCTGCGCACGGGCCGGGACCTCTTCAGGGCCGAGCCCTCGGGCCCCGCCCCCACGCCCATTCCCCCCGCCTCCCCCTCGTCACAGAGAGCCGACCCCAAAGACATCTTCTCCCCCCGCCAGCGCCGCTACTGA